The following proteins are encoded in a genomic region of Hoeflea phototrophica DFL-43:
- the hisN gene encoding histidinol-phosphatase yields the protein MLPDFAFFEAIAEAAAAETLPRFRMSVAVDNKEAAGFDPVTEADREAERAIRTLISDRFPDHGILGEEHGDVGLDREYVWVIDPIDGTRAFISGLPVWGTLVGLYHKGKAVMGMMDQPFTGERFIAEPGNAVVQRNGKVDLIRSRSGVDLDQAILMTTSPFIFPDDLKPAYQRIEQSVRLARYGCDCYAYAMVAAGHIDLVVESDLKPYDVGGLIPLIEEAGGKMTTWDGGAPENGGNIVAAGSPELHAQALEMLNRPD from the coding sequence ATGCTTCCCGATTTCGCCTTTTTTGAAGCCATCGCCGAGGCCGCGGCGGCTGAAACCCTGCCCCGATTTCGGATGTCGGTCGCTGTGGACAACAAGGAAGCCGCCGGCTTTGACCCGGTTACGGAGGCAGACCGCGAGGCCGAGCGTGCGATCAGAACGCTGATTTCAGACCGGTTTCCAGATCACGGCATTCTTGGCGAAGAGCATGGTGATGTCGGTCTTGATCGAGAGTATGTCTGGGTTATCGACCCGATTGATGGCACACGCGCCTTCATTTCCGGATTGCCGGTCTGGGGGACGCTGGTCGGCCTTTACCACAAGGGCAAGGCGGTGATGGGCATGATGGATCAGCCCTTCACCGGCGAACGTTTCATTGCGGAGCCAGGGAATGCGGTGGTTCAGCGCAATGGCAAGGTGGATCTGATCCGCAGCCGTTCAGGCGTCGACCTCGATCAGGCGATCCTGATGACGACGTCTCCGTTCATCTTCCCCGATGATCTCAAACCAGCCTATCAGCGTATTGAGCAGTCGGTCCGGCTCGCCCGCTATGGCTGCGATTGCTATGCCTATGCGATGGTTGCTGCCGGTCACATCGATCTGGTGGTGGAAAGCGATCTCAAGCCCTACGACGTCGGCGGGCTTATTCCACTGATTGAGGAGGCCGGTGGCAAAATGACCACCTGGGATGGCGGCGCACCAGAAAACGGCGGCAATATCGTTGCCGCCGGATCGCCAGAATTGCATGCCCAAGCGCTCGAAATGCTCAATCGTCCGGATTGA
- a CDS encoding Hsp20 family protein translates to MRHVDFSPLYRSTVGFDRLLTMLDSLAQPEQTQSYPPYNIERTGETTYRITMAVAGFEEAEISIEAREHALTVKGEKADEQDVDGVEFLYRGIAKRAFERRFQLAEHVEVTGASLRSGLLHIDLTREIPEAMKPRRIAISSDAGTEPKQIEANKA, encoded by the coding sequence ATGCGTCACGTTGATTTTTCACCGCTGTATCGTTCCACTGTGGGATTTGACCGGCTTCTGACCATGCTTGATAGCCTGGCGCAGCCCGAACAGACTCAATCCTATCCGCCCTACAACATCGAACGCACGGGTGAGACCACCTACCGCATCACCATGGCTGTGGCCGGTTTCGAAGAGGCCGAAATCTCCATCGAGGCTCGTGAGCATGCGCTTACGGTCAAAGGTGAGAAGGCTGATGAGCAGGATGTCGACGGCGTCGAATTCCTGTATCGCGGGATTGCCAAGCGCGCCTTCGAACGCCGTTTCCAACTTGCTGAGCATGTTGAGGTGACCGGGGCATCTTTGCGAAGCGGACTTCTCCATATCGATCTCACACGCGAGATCCCTGAAGCGATGAAGCCGCGCCGTATCGCGATTTCCAGCGACGCCGGCACCGAGCCGAAGCAGATCGAAGCCAACAAGGCCTGA
- a CDS encoding DNA-binding domain-containing protein, which translates to MPPNEILPETGQPAFGAALLDPDLPLPHGVVGPRGKAATKRFAVYRNNVTVSLVNALADIFPAVARLVGEDFFRSMARLYMSHEPPQSARLFEYGHGFAAFLEHFEPVSKLPYLPDVARLERSWLDAYHAADAEPLAPEALAAVAPEDLGSLCFTPHPATRTVNSRFAAVSIFSASRSNKPLDQIKPLTPEAGLVTRPLDEVQIRLLPPGAAPFFEALIAGRTLGEAAEQTVEQNPSFDLPSALTAMLESGAFTKCQPEGQPTRKDIP; encoded by the coding sequence ATGCCGCCGAATGAGATCTTGCCAGAGACCGGACAGCCGGCGTTTGGCGCGGCGCTTCTCGACCCGGACTTGCCGCTGCCCCATGGTGTTGTTGGCCCGCGCGGCAAAGCGGCGACAAAACGCTTTGCCGTCTATCGCAACAATGTCACGGTCAGTCTTGTAAACGCGCTGGCGGACATTTTTCCCGCTGTGGCACGACTGGTCGGCGAGGACTTCTTCCGCAGCATGGCCCGTCTCTATATGAGCCACGAGCCGCCGCAATCCGCCCGACTGTTTGAATATGGCCACGGATTCGCAGCATTTCTCGAGCATTTTGAACCTGTCTCAAAACTCCCCTACCTTCCAGATGTCGCGCGTCTCGAACGTAGCTGGCTTGACGCCTATCACGCCGCGGACGCCGAGCCGCTGGCACCCGAGGCACTCGCCGCCGTTGCACCTGAAGATTTGGGGAGTCTCTGCTTCACGCCGCACCCGGCAACCCGAACAGTCAACAGCCGCTTTGCAGCAGTTTCGATCTTCTCGGCCAGCCGTTCAAACAAGCCGCTTGACCAGATCAAGCCGCTCACGCCGGAGGCCGGACTTGTCACGCGGCCATTGGACGAAGTGCAGATCCGTCTTCTGCCGCCTGGTGCAGCACCGTTCTTCGAAGCGTTGATCGCTGGGCGGACTTTAGGCGAAGCGGCGGAACAAACAGTTGAGCAGAACCCGAGCTTTGATCTGCCAAGTGCCCTGACAGCCATGCTGGAGTCCGGCGCATTCACCAAGTGCCAGCCTGAGGGCCAGCCAACCAGGAAGGATATTCCATGA
- a CDS encoding threonine aldolase family protein, whose amino-acid sequence MIFTSDNWAGAHPAIAASLNAHATGYASAYGTSEIDRTVEERFNEIFGREVAVFFVGTGTAANSLALSAVNRPGGVSFCHSEAHVIADECGAPEFFSQGARLASVEGAEGKMDPSRLEAEIARYPKEFVHGGQPMAITLTQATEAGTVYNPDEIRAISKIAKAHGLPLHMDGARFANALVALDLTPEAMTVDLGVDIVSFGATKNGCWCAEALVFLDPAMATQAPFIRKRAAQLFSKSRFISAQFDAYFENDLWLEIARHSNRMAARLQQGILASPNARLGWHCDANEIFPIVASPLAETLTEKGAMFYEWHPPRSHPNLVKEGETMLRLVTSFATTEDDVDRFVEALG is encoded by the coding sequence ATGATTTTCACCTCGGACAATTGGGCCGGTGCCCACCCCGCGATTGCAGCATCGCTGAACGCCCATGCCACCGGCTACGCATCCGCGTATGGCACAAGCGAGATTGATCGGACAGTTGAAGAGCGGTTCAACGAAATCTTCGGACGCGAAGTTGCAGTGTTTTTCGTTGGCACCGGCACCGCTGCAAACTCTCTCGCACTGTCGGCGGTCAACAGGCCCGGCGGCGTCTCCTTCTGCCATAGCGAGGCACATGTCATTGCCGATGAATGCGGCGCTCCGGAGTTCTTCAGCCAGGGCGCACGTCTTGCATCGGTTGAGGGAGCGGAAGGCAAGATGGATCCGTCCAGGCTTGAAGCCGAGATTGCGCGCTATCCGAAAGAGTTCGTCCATGGTGGTCAGCCGATGGCGATCACGCTAACCCAGGCGACCGAAGCCGGAACTGTCTACAATCCCGACGAGATCCGCGCGATTTCGAAGATTGCCAAGGCCCACGGCCTGCCGCTGCATATGGATGGTGCGCGTTTTGCCAATGCACTCGTGGCGCTCGACCTCACCCCGGAGGCAATGACTGTGGATCTGGGGGTTGACATCGTTTCTTTCGGCGCCACCAAGAATGGCTGCTGGTGCGCAGAGGCCCTGGTGTTTTTAGATCCCGCGATGGCCACCCAGGCTCCTTTCATCCGCAAGCGCGCGGCACAGCTCTTCTCAAAGAGCCGGTTTATCTCGGCCCAGTTCGACGCCTACTTCGAAAATGATCTCTGGCTTGAGATTGCCCGCCATTCCAACCGGATGGCGGCAAGGTTGCAGCAGGGCATTTTGGCATCACCAAATGCCCGGCTCGGCTGGCATTGTGATGCCAACGAGATCTTCCCCATCGTTGCATCTCCCCTCGCCGAAACGCTTACGGAGAAAGGGGCAATGTTCTACGAATGGCACCCGCCCCGCTCACATCCGAACCTGGTGAAAGAGGGTGAAACCATGCTTCGGCTGGTAACCAGCTTTGCCACGACCGAAGATGACGTTGACCGCTTCGTCGAAGCGCTGGGCTGA
- the gltB gene encoding glutamate synthase large subunit, which translates to MAEVSPSEIAANACEARAETKPAAIHGFGQTFGLPAKQGLYDPRNEHDACGVGFVAHMKGEKSHQIVRDGLFMLENLTHRGAVGADPLMGDGAGMLVQIPDRLFREEMSLQGVTLPEAGQYAVGFLFMPQDETLREHLKSIIAEVVSAEGQILLGFREVPVDNSSLSKAPEIAATEPCHVQVFIGAGDGVANQEELERRLFVLRKVISNRVYDETEGGDNGFYFVSLSTQTIVYKGMFLAYQVDAYYTDLKDPRFESAVALVHQRFSTNTFPSWKLAHPYRMVAHNGEINTLRGNVNWMAARQASVSSPLFGDDISKLWPISYEGQSDTACFDNALEFLIRGGYSMAHAVMMLIPEAWAGNTLMSEDRKAYYEYHAALMEPWDGPAAVAFTDGRQIGATLDRNGLRPARYIVTNDDRVIMASEAGVLPVEESSIVAKWRLQPGKMLLIDMEEGRIISDEEVKSRLAAKHPYREWLERTQLILEDLKPVEPRALRKDVSLLDRQQAFGYTQEDTKILMSPMATTGQEAIGSMGTDTPISAMSEKSKLLYTYFKQNFAQVTNPPIDPIREELVMSLVSFIGPRPNLLDHKGAAKKKRLEVRQPILTNGDLEKIRSIGHTEDRFDTKTLDFTYASEKGADGMKGALERLCSRAEEAVTGGYNIIILSDRQVGPDRIAIPALLATAAVHHHLIRKGLRTSVGLVVESGEPREVHHFCCLAGFGAEAINPYLAFDTLLDMHGRGEFPPEVDPYEVVSRYIKAIGKGILKVMSKMGISTYQSYCGAQIFDAIGLSSEFVDTYFTGTATMIEGVGLEEVSVETTDRHRLAFSNDPVLATSLEVGGEYVYRMRGEGHAWTPDAVATLQHAVRGNAQDRYREFADMVNASTLRMNAIRGLFKIKSAEEAGRQPVPLDEVEPAADIVKRFSTGAMSFGSISREAHTTLAVAMNRIGGKSNTGEGGEEPDRYLPLINGDRNPERSAIKQVASGRFGVTTEYLVNADMIQIKVAQGAKPGEGGQLPGHKVDATIAKTRHSTPGVGLISPPPHHDIYSIEDLAQLIFDLKNVNTSADISVKLVSEVGVGTVAAGVAKARADHITISGYDGGTGASPLTSLKHAGSPWEIGLAETHQTLVLNGLRSRIALQVDGGLKTGRDVVVGALLGADEFGFSTAPLIAAGCIMMRKCHLNTCPVGVATQDPVLRKRFKGTPEHVVNYFFFIAEEVREALAAMGYRKLDDIIGQSELLSKDEMIEHWKAKGLDFSRVFYKPEAEKAKTYWTERQVHPIDDVLDRRLIEQAMPALESKQKVEFGVEIKNVDRSAGAMLSGELAKRHGHKGLAEDTITVKLTGTAGQSFGAFLGHGITFDLAGDANDYVGKGLSGGCIIVRPPENSPIVAEKSIIIGNTVLYGAVEGECYFRGVAGERFAVRNSGAIAVVEGVGDHGCEYMTGGLVVVIGETGRNFAAGMSGGVAYVLDEAGDFASRCNMAMVELEPVPEEDDILEKLHHHGGDLAHKGRVDVSGDMTRHDEERLFQLISNHMHYTGSTRAKDILDNWADFRPKFRKVMPVEYRRALEDMERMRMGVAAE; encoded by the coding sequence ATGGCAGAAGTGTCACCATCTGAGATCGCAGCAAACGCTTGTGAGGCCCGCGCCGAAACCAAGCCGGCCGCAATTCATGGCTTTGGCCAAACCTTCGGATTGCCGGCGAAACAGGGTCTTTATGATCCTCGCAACGAGCATGACGCCTGCGGTGTTGGTTTCGTCGCCCACATGAAGGGTGAGAAGTCCCATCAGATCGTTCGTGACGGTCTTTTCATGCTCGAAAACCTGACCCACCGCGGCGCGGTGGGGGCTGATCCGCTGATGGGCGACGGTGCCGGCATGCTGGTACAGATCCCTGACCGCTTGTTTCGCGAAGAAATGTCGCTGCAGGGTGTAACCCTGCCGGAAGCCGGGCAATATGCGGTCGGCTTTCTGTTCATGCCGCAGGATGAAACCCTGCGCGAGCATCTCAAGTCGATCATCGCCGAGGTGGTGAGTGCGGAAGGCCAGATTCTGCTTGGTTTCCGCGAGGTGCCCGTAGACAATTCTTCGCTGTCGAAGGCCCCGGAGATCGCGGCAACCGAACCCTGTCACGTGCAGGTGTTTATCGGCGCCGGCGATGGTGTCGCCAATCAGGAGGAGCTGGAGCGCCGGCTGTTCGTGCTGCGCAAGGTGATTTCCAACCGGGTCTATGATGAGACCGAGGGCGGCGACAATGGCTTCTATTTCGTGTCGCTGTCGACGCAGACGATCGTCTACAAGGGCATGTTCCTGGCCTATCAGGTCGACGCCTATTACACCGACTTGAAGGACCCGCGGTTTGAATCCGCCGTGGCTCTTGTCCACCAGCGTTTCTCGACCAATACCTTCCCGTCGTGGAAGCTTGCGCACCCCTACCGCATGGTGGCGCACAATGGCGAGATCAACACCTTGCGCGGCAACGTCAACTGGATGGCGGCCCGCCAGGCGTCGGTTTCTTCGCCGCTATTTGGCGACGACATCTCCAAGCTGTGGCCAATCTCTTATGAAGGCCAGTCGGACACGGCGTGTTTTGACAATGCGCTCGAATTCCTGATCCGTGGCGGCTACTCGATGGCGCATGCGGTAATGATGCTGATCCCGGAAGCCTGGGCCGGCAACACGCTTATGAGCGAGGACCGTAAGGCCTATTACGAATACCACGCAGCACTGATGGAGCCTTGGGATGGTCCCGCAGCCGTTGCCTTTACCGATGGCCGTCAGATCGGCGCGACGCTCGACCGCAACGGGCTGCGGCCTGCGCGTTACATCGTGACCAATGATGACCGGGTGATCATGGCATCCGAAGCCGGTGTTCTGCCGGTCGAGGAGAGCAGCATTGTTGCCAAGTGGCGGCTGCAGCCTGGAAAGATGCTGCTCATCGACATGGAAGAGGGCCGGATCATCTCCGATGAGGAGGTCAAGTCACGGCTTGCCGCCAAGCACCCATATCGTGAGTGGCTCGAGCGCACACAGCTCATCCTGGAAGATCTCAAGCCGGTCGAACCACGGGCATTGCGCAAGGATGTGTCGCTGCTCGACCGCCAGCAGGCCTTTGGCTACACCCAGGAAGACACCAAGATCCTGATGTCTCCGATGGCGACGACCGGCCAGGAGGCGATTGGCTCGATGGGCACCGATACGCCGATTTCGGCGATGTCGGAGAAGTCAAAGCTGCTCTACACCTATTTCAAGCAGAACTTCGCGCAAGTCACCAACCCGCCGATCGATCCGATTCGTGAAGAACTTGTGATGAGCCTGGTGTCGTTCATCGGCCCGCGCCCGAACCTGCTCGACCACAAGGGGGCTGCAAAGAAGAAGCGGCTTGAAGTCCGTCAGCCAATTCTTACCAATGGCGATCTGGAAAAGATCCGCTCGATTGGTCACACCGAAGACCGCTTCGACACCAAGACGCTCGATTTCACCTATGCGAGCGAAAAGGGTGCGGACGGGATGAAGGGCGCGCTGGAGCGTCTGTGCTCCCGTGCCGAAGAGGCGGTCACCGGCGGCTACAACATCATCATTCTGTCCGACCGTCAGGTCGGTCCGGACCGGATCGCGATCCCGGCGTTGCTGGCGACGGCGGCGGTGCATCATCACCTGATCCGCAAGGGCCTTCGCACATCGGTCGGCCTTGTCGTGGAATCGGGCGAGCCGCGTGAAGTGCATCACTTCTGCTGTCTGGCCGGTTTTGGCGCCGAGGCGATCAACCCCTATCTGGCCTTCGACACGCTGCTCGACATGCACGGTCGCGGTGAGTTCCCGCCGGAAGTCGATCCTTACGAAGTTGTGTCGCGCTACATCAAGGCGATCGGCAAGGGTATCCTCAAGGTGATGTCGAAGATGGGTATTTCCACCTATCAGTCCTATTGCGGGGCGCAGATCTTTGATGCGATCGGACTGTCGAGTGAATTTGTGGACACCTACTTTACCGGCACGGCGACGATGATCGAAGGCGTCGGGCTTGAAGAGGTTTCGGTCGAGACGACCGACCGCCACCGCCTTGCGTTCTCCAATGATCCGGTGCTTGCCACCTCGCTCGAGGTGGGTGGTGAATATGTCTACCGCATGCGCGGCGAAGGTCACGCCTGGACGCCTGATGCTGTCGCCACCCTCCAACACGCCGTGCGCGGCAATGCTCAGGATCGCTATCGGGAATTTGCCGATATGGTCAATGCCTCGACCTTGCGGATGAATGCAATCCGCGGGCTGTTCAAGATCAAGAGTGCAGAAGAGGCTGGCCGTCAGCCGGTGCCGCTTGATGAGGTCGAGCCTGCAGCCGATATCGTGAAGCGGTTCTCGACCGGCGCGATGTCGTTCGGCTCGATCAGCCGCGAGGCGCACACCACGCTTGCCGTTGCCATGAACAGGATCGGCGGCAAGTCCAACACCGGCGAAGGCGGTGAGGAGCCGGACCGCTATCTGCCGCTGATCAACGGCGATCGCAATCCGGAACGCTCGGCGATCAAGCAGGTTGCATCCGGACGGTTTGGCGTGACCACAGAGTATTTGGTCAATGCCGACATGATCCAGATTAAGGTGGCCCAAGGCGCAAAGCCCGGCGAGGGTGGGCAGCTGCCCGGCCACAAGGTTGACGCGACGATCGCCAAGACCCGGCACTCCACACCTGGCGTTGGCCTGATTTCGCCGCCACCGCATCATGACATCTATTCGATCGAGGATCTGGCGCAGCTGATCTTTGACCTCAAGAACGTCAACACCTCCGCCGATATCTCGGTCAAGCTCGTCTCCGAAGTGGGCGTGGGCACCGTGGCTGCGGGAGTGGCCAAGGCGCGCGCAGACCACATCACAATTTCGGGTTATGATGGCGGCACCGGTGCATCGCCGCTGACCTCGCTCAAGCATGCTGGTAGTCCATGGGAAATCGGCCTTGCCGAAACCCATCAGACGCTGGTTCTCAACGGTTTGCGCTCGCGCATTGCGCTGCAGGTGGATGGTGGACTGAAGACTGGTCGCGACGTCGTTGTCGGCGCGCTGCTGGGTGCTGACGAGTTCGGCTTTTCAACCGCGCCGCTGATTGCAGCGGGCTGCATCATGATGCGCAAGTGCCATCTCAACACCTGCCCGGTGGGCGTGGCCACGCAGGACCCGGTTCTGCGCAAGCGTTTCAAGGGGACGCCCGAGCATGTCGTCAATTACTTCTTCTTTATCGCGGAAGAAGTGCGTGAGGCGCTTGCTGCCATGGGCTACCGCAAGCTCGATGACATCATCGGTCAGTCCGAGTTGCTCTCCAAGGACGAGATGATCGAACACTGGAAGGCCAAAGGCCTCGACTTCAGTCGCGTCTTCTACAAGCCCGAGGCTGAAAAGGCCAAAACCTACTGGACAGAGCGGCAGGTGCACCCGATTGACGACGTGCTCGACCGTCGCCTGATCGAACAGGCAATGCCTGCTCTGGAGAGCAAGCAGAAGGTCGAGTTCGGTGTCGAGATCAAGAATGTCGACCGGTCGGCGGGCGCGATGCTGTCGGGTGAACTTGCCAAGCGCCATGGTCACAAGGGGCTTGCGGAAGACACCATCACGGTCAAACTTACCGGTACCGCCGGTCAATCATTCGGTGCGTTTCTCGGGCATGGTATCACCTTCGATCTGGCTGGTGACGCCAACGACTATGTGGGCAAGGGCTTGTCTGGCGGATGCATCATTGTGCGGCCGCCGGAAAACTCGCCAATCGTTGCGGAGAAGTCGATCATCATCGGCAACACCGTGCTTTATGGTGCTGTCGAAGGCGAGTGCTATTTCCGCGGTGTCGCGGGCGAGCGCTTTGCCGTGCGCAACTCGGGCGCCATCGCGGTGGTCGAGGGCGTGGGTGACCATGGTTGCGAATACATGACCGGTGGTCTTGTCGTGGTGATTGGTGAAACCGGCCGCAACTTTGCAGCCGGCATGTCCGGCGGCGTTGCCTATGTGCTCGACGAGGCCGGTGATTTTGCCAGCCGCTGCAATATGGCAATGGTCGAGCTCGAACCAGTGCCTGAAGAGGATGACATCCTCGAAAAGCTGCATCACCATGGCGGCGATCTGGCGCACAAGGGGCGGGTGGATGTATCCGGAGACATGACCCGGCATGATGAGGAGCGGTTGTTCCAGCTGATCTCCAACCACATGCATTACACCGGTTCGACCCGGGCCAAGGACATCCTCGACAACTGGGCCGATTTCCGTCCGAAGTTCCGCAAGGTGATGCCGGTCGAATATCGCCGGGCGCTTGAGGATATGGAACGGATGCGCATGGGGGTGGCTGCTGAATGA
- a CDS encoding DoxX family protein: MKATIDLLVDLHHRIFGFLERAADSWLLGLFARFVFAAVLWGYFLNSARTKVGEGITGFFSIQSGAYYQIAYPAVEAAGGDVGAVSFIPWGLIVLLGTYAEFILPLLLVIGLFSRIAAVGMVVFIAVQTYVDVTVHQIGAEAIGSLFDRFPNAVIADQRLLWMVPLVVIALKGPGLLSIDALLARRRQGMGRMVHA; the protein is encoded by the coding sequence ATGAAAGCAACAATCGACTTGCTCGTTGATCTGCACCACCGGATCTTCGGTTTTCTTGAACGCGCAGCCGACAGCTGGCTTTTGGGATTGTTTGCCCGTTTCGTCTTCGCAGCAGTGCTTTGGGGCTATTTTCTCAATTCGGCCCGAACCAAGGTGGGCGAAGGCATAACCGGGTTCTTCTCCATCCAGTCCGGCGCTTACTACCAGATCGCTTACCCGGCGGTCGAAGCCGCCGGCGGTGATGTCGGCGCGGTGTCGTTCATTCCATGGGGTCTGATCGTGTTGCTCGGGACCTATGCCGAGTTCATCCTGCCTCTGTTGCTGGTGATCGGACTGTTCTCACGAATTGCGGCCGTCGGTATGGTCGTTTTCATCGCGGTCCAGACATATGTCGATGTCACCGTTCACCAGATCGGAGCAGAAGCCATTGGATCGCTGTTTGACCGTTTTCCAAATGCGGTAATCGCCGATCAGCGCCTGCTCTGGATGGTGCCGCTCGTGGTGATCGCCCTCAAAGGGCCAGGGCTGCTGTCGATTGATGCATTGCTGGCCCGCAGACGGCAGGGCATGGGCCGGATGGTTCACGCCTGA
- a CDS encoding DUF2282 domain-containing protein produces the protein MSQKSIIGASALAGAVAMAISGASFVASTGDAAAATEKCYGIALAGKNDCAAGPGTTCAGTSTVDFQGNAWKSVDAGTCTTMSAEGDRMGSLEPLDRDLPA, from the coding sequence ATGTCGCAGAAATCAATCATTGGCGCTTCGGCGCTCGCAGGCGCCGTGGCCATGGCCATCTCCGGTGCCAGCTTCGTCGCTTCCACCGGCGACGCCGCCGCTGCCACTGAAAAGTGCTACGGCATCGCCTTGGCAGGCAAGAACGATTGCGCAGCAGGCCCAGGCACCACATGTGCAGGCACCTCGACAGTCGATTTCCAAGGCAACGCCTGGAAAAGTGTTGACGCCGGCACATGCACAACCATGAGCGCCGAAGGCGATCGCATGGGCTCGCTTGAGCCGCTTGACCGCGATCTTCCGGCCTGA
- a CDS encoding alpha/beta fold hydrolase, producing MKQDASLLIETPGNPVPGNHVAGWFDSAGGKRLRYAIFKSETTTARGTVVLLQGRNECIEKYYETIGHFTRRGLWVATFDWRGQGLSERLTKNPQRGHVRRFKDLQADLSIFLETIVLPETRLPFCMVAHSMGALVALSMAPRLGNRIDRMVLLAPFIELSNQKLPTGLIRTLTRMFRMLGLGWLATGKDRFPRAFENNVLTSDRARFDRNIALYMQHPELRLGPPSASWVSEMLVAMSRVTRVEHLHKIKVPTLLIGAGNDQIVAAHAIEELGNRFRAGRSVIIDGARHELLQEADRYRFAALAAIDAFIPPDQGGDS from the coding sequence ATGAAACAGGACGCTTCGCTTCTGATAGAAACCCCAGGGAACCCGGTTCCCGGCAACCATGTCGCGGGCTGGTTCGACAGCGCCGGCGGAAAACGGCTGCGCTATGCAATCTTCAAATCGGAGACGACGACGGCGCGCGGCACCGTGGTTCTGTTGCAAGGCCGCAATGAATGCATCGAGAAATACTACGAAACCATTGGGCATTTCACCCGTCGTGGCCTCTGGGTTGCAACATTCGACTGGCGGGGCCAGGGCCTTTCCGAGCGGCTGACAAAGAACCCGCAACGCGGTCATGTTCGCCGGTTCAAGGATCTGCAGGCAGATCTTTCGATCTTTCTTGAAACGATCGTGCTGCCTGAAACCCGCTTGCCCTTTTGTATGGTGGCCCACTCGATGGGGGCACTGGTCGCCCTGTCGATGGCGCCCCGGCTAGGCAACCGAATTGACCGCATGGTTCTGTTGGCTCCCTTCATTGAGCTGTCAAACCAGAAATTGCCCACCGGTCTTATCCGGACGTTGACCCGCATGTTCAGAATGCTCGGGCTCGGCTGGTTGGCAACAGGCAAGGACAGGTTCCCGCGCGCCTTCGAGAACAATGTGCTGACCAGTGACCGGGCACGGTTCGACAGAAACATCGCGCTGTATATGCAACACCCGGAATTGCGGCTCGGCCCGCCCAGCGCTTCCTGGGTCAGCGAGATGCTCGTGGCCATGAGCCGCGTCACACGTGTCGAGCACCTTCACAAGATCAAGGTGCCGACGCTGCTGATAGGAGCCGGCAATGACCAAATCGTCGCCGCCCACGCGATTGAGGAACTCGGCAACCGTTTTAGGGCTGGACGGTCGGTCATCATTGATGGTGCCCGTCATGAACTTCTGCAGGAAGCCGACCGCTACCGGTTTGCAGCGCTGGCCGCGATCGATGCCTTTATTCCACCCGACCAGGGTGGCGATTCGTAA
- a CDS encoding DUF692 domain-containing protein, with translation MTRSAHETTSAGSSPFPSYPLPPRAGAGLKTEHIDAILADDYRIGFLEVHAENYMGDGGPPHRALSAIRAEFPLSVHGVGLSIGSAGGIDPDHLERLARVVERYQPGMVSEHLAWSSHDAGYFNDLLPVPYNGETLERVTAHIGQIQDRLKRRILLENPSTYVAFEDTTMSETDFIREIARRSGCGLLLDINNVFVSATNHGWKPMQYLRDFPLEMVEEIHLAGHAEDTDDEGELLLIDAHDRPVADDVWKLYEIVISQAGPLPTLVEWDNDVPEWPVLRHEAQLVDRILDRLGPISMLGSRHAAE, from the coding sequence ATGACGCGGTCCGCCCATGAAACCACATCTGCTGGAAGCTCCCCTTTCCCGAGCTACCCGCTCCCGCCTCGTGCGGGAGCGGGATTGAAGACCGAACACATCGACGCCATCCTGGCGGATGACTACCGTATCGGCTTTTTGGAGGTTCATGCGGAAAACTATATGGGCGACGGCGGGCCACCGCATCGTGCCCTTTCCGCCATCCGAGCCGAGTTCCCACTTTCCGTACACGGTGTCGGCCTTTCCATTGGCTCGGCAGGCGGAATTGATCCCGACCATCTCGAACGCCTCGCCCGGGTTGTCGAGCGCTATCAGCCCGGCATGGTGTCCGAGCATCTGGCATGGTCAAGCCATGATGCGGGATACTTCAACGACCTGCTTCCGGTGCCCTACAATGGCGAAACACTGGAGCGCGTCACCGCCCATATTGGTCAGATCCAGGACCGGCTCAAACGCAGAATCCTTCTCGAAAATCCATCGACCTATGTGGCGTTCGAAGACACAACCATGAGCGAAACGGATTTCATTCGCGAGATCGCCCGCCGCTCTGGCTGCGGCCTGCTTCTCGACATCAACAATGTGTTTGTCTCAGCCACCAATCACGGCTGGAAGCCGATGCAGTACCTGCGCGATTTCCCGCTTGAAATGGTTGAGGAAATCCACCTAGCAGGCCACGCAGAGGACACCGACGATGAAGGCGAGCTGCTCTTGATCGATGCCCATGACCGGCCCGTCGCCGACGACGTTTGGAAACTCTACGAAATCGTCATCAGCCAGGCCGGCCCGTTGCCAACACTGGTCGAATGGGACAATGACGTTCCCGAATGGCCGGTGCTGCGCCATGAGGCACAACTGGTTGACAGGATTCTCGACCGGCTCGGCCCGATATCCATGCTTGGATCGCGCCATGCCGCCGAATGA